From Cellulosimicrobium cellulans, the proteins below share one genomic window:
- a CDS encoding phosphatidylinositol mannoside acyltransferase — MALDAGKAFTFAWRNARKVPEPVLRGLFTVIADVTWLLRGGGVRQLERNLARVRPELAPRALRRLSRAGMRSYMRYYREAFTLPAWSPERIRARVRVVGLDNVGRHLDGDRSPVLALSHQGNWDLAGAYATPNIAPVLTVAERLKPDELFEEFLAFRTSLGLEILALGDGDVFRDLVRGASRPGRIIPLLADRDLTHRGVEVDLFGHRARVAAGPAALAVTTGAPLVPAGIYYERLHGARRRAARSPWGLVIRFFPQVEVAQDVPRAERVAAATQGWVDALSVAIHEHPEDWHMLQKVFVDDLDPARYAQTRAAAGEQDTERVA; from the coding sequence ATGGCCCTCGACGCCGGCAAGGCGTTCACGTTCGCCTGGCGCAACGCGCGCAAGGTCCCCGAACCGGTCCTGCGCGGGCTGTTCACCGTGATCGCCGACGTGACCTGGCTCCTGCGCGGCGGGGGAGTGCGCCAGCTCGAGCGCAATCTCGCGCGCGTCCGCCCGGAGCTCGCGCCGCGGGCCCTGCGTCGCCTGTCGCGAGCCGGGATGCGCTCGTACATGCGCTACTACCGCGAGGCGTTCACCCTGCCCGCGTGGAGCCCCGAGCGGATCCGGGCCCGGGTGCGGGTCGTCGGGCTCGACAACGTCGGGCGGCACCTCGACGGTGACCGGAGCCCGGTGCTGGCGCTGTCGCACCAGGGGAACTGGGACCTCGCTGGTGCGTACGCGACGCCGAACATCGCGCCCGTGCTCACCGTCGCGGAACGGCTGAAGCCCGACGAGCTGTTCGAGGAGTTCCTCGCGTTCCGCACCTCGCTCGGCCTCGAGATCCTCGCCCTCGGCGACGGGGACGTCTTCCGGGACCTCGTGCGCGGTGCGAGCAGGCCCGGACGGATCATCCCGCTGCTCGCCGACCGCGACCTCACCCACCGCGGCGTGGAGGTCGACCTGTTCGGTCACCGGGCGCGCGTCGCCGCCGGGCCTGCGGCGCTCGCCGTCACGACCGGCGCCCCGCTGGTCCCCGCGGGCATCTACTACGAGCGCCTGCACGGTGCGCGCCGACGGGCCGCCCGTTCGCCGTGGGGCCTGGTCATCCGCTTCTTCCCGCAGGTCGAGGTCGCGCAGGACGTCCCGCGCGCCGAGCGCGTCGCCGCGGCCACCCAGGGCTGGGTCGACGCCCTGAGCGTCGCGATCCACGAGCATCCCGAGGACTGGCACATGCTCCAGAAGGTGTTCGTCGACGACCTCGACCCCGCGCGCTACGCCCAGACCCGGGCTGCCGCGGGCGAGCAGGACACGGAGCGGGTCGCATGA